The Megachile rotundata isolate GNS110a chromosome 3, iyMegRotu1, whole genome shotgun sequence genome includes a window with the following:
- the Cpsf5 gene encoding cleavage and polyadenylation specificity factor subunit 5 produces MAMATTQVKGSGWPRRASNSSFEGKVVQNQSVTINRTVNLYPLTNYTFGTKEPLFEKDPSVPARFQRMRDEFDKIGMRRSVEGVLLVHEHGLPHVLLLQLGTTFFKLPGGELNAGEDEVEGLKRLLTETFGRQDGVKQEWVIEDTIGNWWRPNFEPPQYPYVPPHITKPKEHKRLFLVQLQEKALFAVPKNYKLVAAPLFELYDNSQGYGPIISSLPQSLCRFNFIYM; encoded by the exons ATGGCGATGGCAACAACTCAAGTGAAGGGAAGTGGTTGGCCAAGAAGAGCAAGTAACAGTTCATTCGAAGGGAAAGTGGTGCAGAACCAGTCTGTAACTATCAACAGGACAGTTAATTT ATATCCTTTGACAAACTATACATTTGGAACAAAAGAGCCACTCTTCGAGAAAGATCCATCAGTACCAGCAAGGTTTCAGCGCATGCGAGATGAATTTGACAAAATTGGAATGCGGCGCAGTGTAGAAGGGGTCTTATTGGTACACGAACATGGATTACCACATGTCCTCCTTCTACAATTGGGAACAACATTCTTCAAATT GCCTGGAGGAGAATTAAATGCAGGAGAAGACGAGGTAGAGGGCCTAAAACGGCTCCTAACAGAG ACATTTGGACGTCAAGACGGAGTTAAACAGGAATGGGTGATAGAAGATACCATTGGAAACTGGTGGAGACCTAATTTTGAACCGCCACAGTATCCCTATGTACCGCCACACATTACTAAACCAAAAGAACATAAAAGGTTGTTTCTTGTTCAGTTACAGGAGAAAG CTCTATTTGCAGTACCTAAGAACTATAAGTTAGTTGCTGCACCGTTATTCGAATTATATGATAACTCTCAGGGATATGGACCAATTATATCTTCTTTACCACAGTCACTTTGCAG atttaACTTTATCTATATGTGA
- the LOC100876684 gene encoding uncharacterized protein LOC100876684, which translates to MTQKGTYIMIMRKIQKVEDTLKDSMYKVDLLEKKLKTKQLTIESREQLETKLNEIKKVLKKNEEKLKRLRKQKSTLFMVAAGMVFACFLFYGLYLMIYLKV; encoded by the exons ATGACGCAGAAAGGTACATACATTATGATTATGAGAAAG ATACAAAAAGTGGAAGATACTTTGAAAGACTCCATGTATAAGGTTGATTTACTCGAGAAGAAGCTTAAAACAAAACAACTCACTATAGAAAGTCGGGAGCAACTAGAGACAaaactaaatgaaattaaaaaggtattaaaaaaaaatgaagaaaaactgAAAAGATTAAGAAAGCAAAAAAGTACGTTATTCATGGTAGCAGCAGGCATGGTTTTTGCATGTTTTCTGTTTTATGGATTGTACTTAATGATTTATTTAAaggtataa
- the LOC100882770 gene encoding uncharacterized protein LOC100882770, giving the protein MSVIIRLQNLAWSANALDIRQFFRGLSIPEGGVHIVGGELGDAFIAFSTDEDARQAMMHDGGKIKEMKIKLLLSSRTEMQKVIEAARQQTLSLQSFMQSTPVAVAAVVQKPGSPSDRRDKEKDNDSESSKDRKDRRDRSRSRDRSRSRDRDRDRDRDRRDRDRGRDRRRRDRSRSRDRERDRRDRRRRRDRSRSRDRTRSRDRDTKRSSTGERRKDANDDDANDVVCVGQFHKDKPVTSAKKPLENGIWEVPPQTQMQAMLAPGILGAGVAALSQDGEQRSMMISSPVMGHPSLLQQNQFPINGINSVGLMQSHVQTLGHTVGMSPLSQNIANSSLPNLTTGVTTLNRSKEPWNQNDQSRMDQVRFPGRSGQFGTDMYGSNGSINYRPGIRPNNPFMSKVQELEGRRNPHAFQANSSQFGFDNDRQASRAATGNSRFSNESKSGSGTGHCVEVRNMPLSATYNDVRHAFQGIYIRKDGLKLINDNHGNRVGIAYVKFSKAEGKELALSTPRYVRGSEVEVLHLDESIFDKAVDSYSPEKERDRSEDGVEDVRSSACILLTDLPSFTKEMDIAKLFHDWKINDLFITSSKESGSAQYMAYVQFARIEDAKASVNASLKIGNKPVTATAITEEKFAQAKRDHEQASMNQTASSDCVIMRGLPFQTIDRDILDFFSDIGIVPHRIHMLLNQSGKPAGECFCEFDTTDEALRATAKNGLPFGKNVPTIELVPRAKMLETLGMVDPQAIETQQQHFPPLQEQRPRFSGPMNHLHRFGNSTFGPRCPPGPMGIPRHLLSRHPGSMDYVEGFGKPGCVLSLENVPFKADINEIIEFFGDFDVKRENVIRRYNERGMPTGDARVAFASPSEAQRALRELKHCKMRDRTIYMKLA; this is encoded by the exons ATGAGCGTGATAATTAGACTACAGAACTTGGCATGGTCCGCCAACGCTTTGGACATTCGCCAATTTTTCAGAGGCTTGAGCATACCGGAAGGAGGGGTGCATATCGTCGGTGGTGAGCTGGGAGATGCGTTCATAGCTTTCAG CACCGACGAGGACGCCCGTCAGGCGATGATGCACGACGGCGGCAAGATCAAGGAGATGAAGATCAAGCTGCTGCTGAGTTCCCGGACGGAGATGCAGAAGGTGATAGAGGCTGCGAGACAGCAGACACTGAGTCTGCAGTCGTTCATGCAATCCACCCCAGTAGCGGTAGCGGCGGTGGTGCAGAAACCGGGATCTCCCAGCGACAGAAGGGACAAGGAGAAGGACAACGATAGCGAGTCGAGCAAGGATCGCAAGGACAGGAGGGACAGGTCGCGCTCCAGGGACAGGTCTCGGTCCCGGGACCGCGACAgggaccgagacagagataggcgagacagggacagaggtcGGGATCGTAGACGTCGAGACAGAAGCAGATCTcgagacagagagcgagacaggAGAGACAGACGTCGTCGTCGCGATCGGTCCAGGTCCCGAGACCGTACCCGGTCCAGGGACAGGGATACCAAGCGTAGTTCCACGGGGGAACGTCGGAAGGATGCGAACGACGACGACGCGAACGACGTGGTCTGCGTGGGGCAGTTTCATAAAGACAAGCCGGTGACCAGCGCGAAGAAGCCGCTGGAGAACGGCATCTGGGAGGTTCCTCCTCAAACGCAGATGCAAGCTATGTTGGCACCTGGGATACTGGGTGCTGGGGTGGCTGCCTTGTCGCAGGACGGCGAGCAACGTTCCATGATGATCAGCAGCCCCGTGATGGGACACCCGTCGCTGCTCCAGCAGAACCAGTTCCCCATAAACGGGATAAACAGCGTCGGGCTGATGCAGTCGCACGTGCAGACGCTCGGACACACCGTGGGCATGAGTCCCTTATCCCAGAACATAGCTAACTCGAGCCTGCCCAATCTGACCACCGGAGTGACCACTTTGAACCGGTCCAAGGAGCCCTGGAACCAGAACGACCAGAGCAGAATGGACCAGGTCAGGTTCCCCGGTAGATCCGGTCAATTCGGTACAGACATGTACGGCTCCAACGGCTCGATCAACTACAGACCCGGGATCAGACCCAATAATCCCTTCATGAGCAAGGTGCAAGAGCTGGAGGGCCGTCGCAACCCGCATGCTTTTCAAGCGAACAGCTCACAGTTCGGATTCGATAATGATAGACAAGCGAGTCGCGCCGCTACGGGCAACTCGAGGTTCTCCAACGAGAGCAAGAGCGGTAGCGGGACCGGGCATTGCGTGGAGGTCCGCAACATGCCGCTGAGCGCGACGTACAACGACGTGCGACACGCTTTTCAGGGTATTTATATAAGGAAGGACGGACTGAAGTTAATCAACGACAATCACGGGAACCGCGTCGGTATCGCTTATGTCAAGTTCAGCAAGGCCGAAGGGAAGGAGCTCGCACTGAGCACACCGAGATACGTCCGGGGTTCCGAGGTAGAGGTGCTGCACCTGGACGAGAGTATCTTCGACAAAGCGGTGGACTCCTACTCGcccgagaaagagagagaccgAAGCGAGGACGGAGTCGAAGATGTGAGGTCATCCGCTTGTATACTGTTAACAGACCTACCGTCCTTCACCAAGGAAATGGACATCGCGAAGCTGTTCCACGACTGGAAGATCAACGACCTGTTCATCACCAGCAGCAAGGAGTCCGGCAGCGCCCAGTACATGGCCTACGTGCAGTTCGCTAGAATAGAGGACGCGAAGGCGTCCGTCAACGCGTCGCTGAAGATAGGCAACAAACCTGTAACCGCTACAGCGATCACCGAGGAGAAGTTCGCGCAAGCGAAACGCGACCACGAGCAGGCCAGCATGAACCAGACCGCCAGCTCGGATTGCGTGATCATGCGAGGTCTTCCGTTCCAGACGATCGACCGCGACATCCTGGATTTCTTCTCGGATATCGGCATCGTGCCCCACCGGATACACATGCTGCTCAACCAGAGCGGTAAACCCGCCGGCGAGTGTTTCTGCGAGTTCGACACCACCGACGAGGCCCTCAGGGCTACCGCGAAGAACGGTCTGCCGTTCGGCAAGAACGTGCCCACCATAGAACTGGTCCCTCGAGCTAAGATGCTGGAGACGCTCGGCATGGTGGACCCACAAGCCATAGAGACGCAGCAGCAGCACTTCCCACCTCTTCAGGAACAACGACCGCGGTTTTCGGGGCCTATGAATCATCTACATCGCTTCGGCAATTCTACATTTGGACCCAGGTGCCCTCCAGGTCCTATGGGCATACCGAGACACCTGCTGAGTCGACATCCGGGGTCCATGGATTATGTGGAGGGTTTCGGGAAACCCGGCTGTGTTCTGTCTCTGGAGAATGTACCTTTCAAGGCGGACATCAACGAGATCATCGAGTTCTTCGGGGATTTTGACGTGAAACGGGAGAACGTTATACGTCGTTACAACGAGAGAGGCATGCCCACGGGCGATGCCAGGGTGGCGTTCGCGTCGCCCAGCGAGGCACAGAGGGCCCTCAGAGAACTGAAGCACTGTAAAATGAGGGACAGAACGATATACATGAAGCTTGCGTGA
- the LOC100876794 gene encoding pyrimidodiazepine synthase has product MSSKHLSTGSVAPPIVPGKLRLYSMRFCPYAQRVHLVLDAKRIPYDVVYVNLTHKPEWLAEKNPLSKVPCIELESGETLYESLIIADYLEDVYPQNKLYPDDPLARAKDKLLISRFNNVINIMYKCYANTSSDRDVFNEALTELEVFERELTSRNTPFFNGKSPGMVDFMIWPWWERSDIIKVLRGDHFIIPKDRFKRLLEWKSAMKENPAVQCSYLDTEVHAKYIQSRQAGTPQYDLVVRATLSKLM; this is encoded by the exons ATGAGTTCTAAGCATTTATCGACTG GATCGGTTGCCCCACCCATTGTTCCTGGAAAATTACGTTTATACAGTATGCGATTTTGTCCATACGCACAAAGAGTTCATTTAGTACTCGATGCGAAACGTATACC ATATGATGTTGTTTATGTAAATTTAACTCATAAACCTGAGTGGTTAGCAGAGAAGAATCCTTTGAGTAAGGTACCTTGTATAGAATTAGAGAGTGGAGAAACATTGTATGAAAGCCTTATCATTGCTGATTATTTGGAAGATGTATATCCCCAGAATAAACTTTATCCTGATGACCCTCTGGCCAGGGCTAAAGATAAACTGTTGATTTCTAGatttaataatgttataaatattatgtataag TGCTATGCCAATACATCTTCAGATCGTGATGTATTTAATGAAGCATTAACTGAACTAGAAGTTTTTGAGAGGGAACTTACTTCAAGAAATACACCATTCTTTAATGGCAAATCTCCTGGAATGGTGGACTTCATGATCTGGCCATGGTGGGAAAGATCAGATATAATTAAAGTTCTACGTGGAGATCATTTTATTATACCTAAAGATCGTTTTAAAAGACTg tTGGAGTGGAAATCTGCTATGAAGGAAAATCCTGCGGTTCAGTGCAGTTACTTAGATACCGAAGTTCATGCTAAATACATACAAAGTCGTCAGGCTGGTACACCACAGTATGATCTGGTTGTTCGGGCTACACTTTCAAAATTGATGTAa